From the Bdellovibrio reynosensis genome, one window contains:
- a CDS encoding 5'-methylthioadenosine/S-adenosylhomocysteine nucleosidase family protein, translating into MALPGESQGLFEKENINVHYTGIGKVNAAMVAMDVIQKTKCKVIINLGTAGSSKFPTHDLVEVSTFVQRDMDISPLGFKVGETPFDPIPGAIELIPFFPELSQGVCGTGDSFETGTPKVPCELVDMEGYALAKVCRKMGVQLVSLKYITDGADHNAHNDWEANLVLGAKKLLEYYKKMVK; encoded by the coding sequence ATGGCTCTGCCTGGGGAATCCCAAGGTCTTTTTGAAAAAGAAAACATCAATGTTCACTACACTGGAATCGGTAAAGTGAATGCCGCGATGGTCGCAATGGACGTCATTCAAAAAACCAAATGCAAAGTGATCATTAATCTTGGCACAGCTGGAAGTTCTAAATTTCCCACCCACGATTTGGTTGAAGTTAGCACTTTCGTTCAACGTGATATGGATATTTCACCCTTAGGTTTTAAAGTAGGGGAAACTCCTTTTGATCCGATTCCAGGGGCCATCGAGCTGATTCCTTTTTTTCCAGAGCTTTCCCAAGGTGTGTGCGGAACTGGTGACAGCTTTGAAACGGGTACGCCAAAGGTGCCTTGTGAACTGGTGGATATGGAAGGTTATGCCCTAGCGAAAGTATGCCGCAAGATGGGTGTTCAGTTGGTTTCATTAAAATATATCACCGACGGAGCTGACCATAACGCCCATAATGATTGGGAAGCCAATCTGGTTTTAGGGGCTAAAAAGCTTTTGGAATATTATAAGAAAATGGTGAAGTAA